One genomic region from Sphingobacterium multivorum encodes:
- a CDS encoding nitroreductase family protein — translation MAFLETAKQRYTTKKYNSEALIPEEKIAELKEIIRLSPSSINSQPWKFFFVSSGEMKQKLATASYWNAQKINEASHLVVFSALTDVDRFEEQIANTLPEGSINYYKQFLQSKGEVHVQSWMKQQVYLSLGFFLAACAANHIDATPMEGIENSVYDEILELDGYQTLFAVAIGYRHVEDANQPAITAKSRLTIADIIEEL, via the coding sequence ATGGCTTTTTTAGAAACTGCAAAGCAACGTTACACAACGAAAAAGTATAATTCAGAAGCGCTAATTCCGGAGGAGAAAATCGCTGAATTAAAGGAAATAATCCGATTGAGTCCATCTTCCATCAATAGCCAGCCATGGAAGTTCTTCTTTGTCTCTTCTGGGGAGATGAAACAAAAACTCGCTACCGCATCCTATTGGAACGCACAGAAGATAAATGAGGCAAGCCATCTAGTTGTCTTTAGCGCACTAACCGATGTAGATCGCTTTGAAGAGCAAATCGCAAACACGCTTCCAGAGGGATCGATTAATTACTATAAGCAATTTTTGCAGTCGAAAGGGGAGGTTCATGTTCAATCCTGGATGAAGCAACAGGTATATCTTTCTTTGGGATTTTTCCTTGCAGCCTGTGCTGCAAATCATATTGACGCAACCCCAATGGAAGGAATTGAAAATTCCGTCTATGATGAAATACTGGAACTCGATGGCTATCAGACGTTGTTTGCAGTTGCTATTGGCTATCGACATGTGGAGGATGCCAATCAGCCTGCAATTACCGCAAAATCACGCTTGACAATTGCAGATATAATTGAAGAGCTCTAG
- a CDS encoding winged helix-turn-helix transcriptional regulator: MKYIGGKWKAVILIHLIEKKRYNELRKECTLITERTLSLQLKELEADGLVKRTVHTDKAPLKVDYELTPFGKTLIPLLESIAEWGRETASRTERIQQM, encoded by the coding sequence ATGAAATACATAGGCGGAAAATGGAAAGCAGTAATTTTGATTCATCTAATTGAAAAAAAACGTTATAATGAATTAAGAAAAGAATGTACACTAATTACCGAGCGAACTTTGAGCTTACAATTAAAGGAACTTGAGGCTGATGGTTTAGTAAAGCGTACAGTACATACCGATAAAGCCCCTTTAAAAGTAGATTATGAACTTACACCATTCGGCAAGACGCTTATTCCGCTATTAGAATCTATTGCAGAATGGGGACGGGAAACGGCTAGTCGGACCGAACGTATTCAACAAATGTAG
- a CDS encoding NAD(P)/FAD-dependent oxidoreductase: MKDDRSYEVIIVGGSYAGLSAAMALGRSLRNVLIIDSGLPCNRQTPHSHNFITHDGEKPLSIAKKAREEVLNYPSVKFQKGLAVSGTKTATGYEITTENGDVFHAKKLIFATGVEDIMPSIQGFSACWGISVIHCPYCHGYEFRKGKTAIMANGERALHVAGLVNNLSNDLTLLTSGKASFDVKQKAKLKLHGISIIEEEISKIQHKNGWVQQVQLKDGRELAFDAVYAAIPFRQHSAIPATLGCEITEQGHIKIDNFQKTSLAGVFACGDNSSMMRSVANAVAAGNLAGAMVNKELVDEVF, encoded by the coding sequence ATGAAAGATGATAGAAGCTATGAGGTAATTATCGTTGGGGGAAGTTATGCGGGGCTTTCTGCAGCGATGGCATTGGGACGTTCCTTGCGGAATGTGTTGATTATCGATAGTGGGCTACCTTGTAATCGACAGACGCCGCACTCTCATAATTTCATTACGCATGATGGTGAAAAGCCGCTTAGTATAGCGAAAAAAGCGAGGGAGGAAGTTCTGAACTACCCGAGTGTCAAGTTCCAGAAAGGGCTTGCTGTGAGCGGCACGAAGACAGCCACAGGGTATGAAATAACCACCGAAAATGGGGACGTCTTTCACGCTAAAAAGCTCATTTTTGCGACCGGTGTGGAAGATATTATGCCTAGTATACAAGGATTTTCAGCCTGTTGGGGAATTTCGGTTATCCATTGCCCATATTGTCACGGTTATGAATTTCGAAAAGGAAAAACTGCTATTATGGCCAATGGAGAGCGTGCACTTCATGTAGCGGGATTGGTCAATAATCTCTCGAACGACTTAACGCTATTGACTTCGGGTAAGGCTAGTTTTGATGTTAAACAGAAAGCAAAACTAAAGTTACACGGTATTTCGATTATTGAAGAAGAAATAAGTAAAATCCAGCACAAGAATGGATGGGTCCAACAGGTACAATTAAAAGACGGTCGTGAACTTGCCTTCGATGCTGTTTATGCTGCCATTCCTTTTAGGCAACATTCGGCTATTCCTGCCACCTTAGGTTGTGAAATAACGGAACAGGGACATATCAAAATAGATAATTTTCAAAAAACTTCACTTGCAGGAGTTTTTGCCTGTGGAGATAATTCCAGTATGATGCGTTCGGTGGCGAATGCTGTTGCTGCAGGAAACCTAGCTGGAGCAATGGTTAATAAAGAACTTGTTGATGAGGTTTTTTAG
- a CDS encoding class I SAM-dependent methyltransferase has protein sequence MEFWERNFIEKQEMWGDEAAKSTTFAVGFFLEHNIKNILIPGFGYGRNGRPFLENGIKITGIEISKTAIELARKYIGTDTIIHHGSVNEMPFDQDIYDGIFCYGLIHLLDADERNALIQHCFDQLAEGGYMIFTTVSKLASIYGKGEAIGTDRFAMFDGVHMFFYDIDSIHAEFDPYGLMEIREVEENFPFYFIICQKRINI, from the coding sequence ATGGAATTTTGGGAACGTAATTTTATAGAGAAGCAAGAAATGTGGGGGGATGAAGCCGCAAAGTCTACAACGTTTGCAGTAGGCTTTTTTTTGGAACACAATATCAAAAATATACTGATTCCTGGGTTCGGCTACGGTCGCAACGGTCGCCCTTTTTTGGAAAACGGAATAAAAATTACAGGAATTGAGATTTCAAAAACAGCAATAGAGCTTGCAAGGAAATACATTGGAACCGATACGATAATCCATCATGGTTCGGTTAATGAAATGCCTTTTGATCAGGATATATATGACGGTATATTTTGTTACGGGCTTATTCATCTATTGGACGCTGATGAACGTAATGCGTTAATCCAGCATTGCTTTGACCAATTAGCTGAAGGAGGTTACATGATTTTTACGACCGTATCAAAGCTAGCGAGTATCTATGGAAAGGGGGAGGCCATAGGCACTGATCGATTTGCAATGTTTGATGGAGTACATATGTTTTTTTACGATATTGATTCCATTCATGCCGAATTCGATCCCTATGGATTAATGGAAATTAGGGAGGTAGAGGAAAATTTTCCATTCTACTTCATCATTTGTCAGAAGAGGATTAATATTTAA
- a CDS encoding DUF1349 domain-containing protein, protein MKTIKTFLAASLFPLLTIQASAQKLDKMLWFNEPTEWNIKDNSLSMFVTPKSDYWRISHYGFTVDDAPFFYTLRGGEFEVKAKISANYQTRFDQAGLMLRIDQENYIKAGIEFVDGKYNLSTVVTHKTSDWSIIPIDKEIPFIWIKAIRRLDAVEFFYSFDDKEYIMMRNAWLQDNHPVMVGLMAASPDGNGFQAKFDYFTIKHLADQRRSKWLKENNSN, encoded by the coding sequence ATGAAAACTATAAAGACATTTTTAGCAGCTTCATTATTTCCATTGCTTACGATACAGGCCAGCGCACAAAAATTGGATAAGATGCTTTGGTTTAACGAACCAACAGAATGGAACATCAAAGACAATTCACTTTCGATGTTCGTTACGCCTAAAAGCGATTATTGGCGTATCTCTCATTATGGATTTACAGTAGACGACGCCCCCTTTTTCTATACGCTACGCGGGGGAGAGTTTGAAGTCAAGGCAAAGATCTCGGCGAACTACCAAACCCGCTTTGACCAAGCAGGTCTCATGTTGCGCATTGATCAGGAGAATTATATAAAAGCAGGGATAGAATTTGTGGATGGAAAATACAATTTGAGTACAGTCGTTACGCATAAAACGAGTGATTGGAGCATTATTCCAATAGATAAGGAAATCCCTTTTATTTGGATCAAAGCAATACGTCGATTAGATGCTGTCGAATTTTTCTATTCTTTTGATGACAAGGAGTATATCATGATGAGGAATGCCTGGCTGCAGGATAATCACCCTGTTATGGTTGGTTTAATGGCAGCTTCACCAGACGGCAATGGCTTTCAGGCGAAATTTGACTATTTTACGATCAAACACCTTGCAGATCAACGTCGAAGCAAATGGCTGAAAGAGAATAATTCAAACTAA
- a CDS encoding helix-turn-helix domain-containing protein, with product MKSEIKKKLDRNFAERRLRNSSIDLSVLKHYKSYAKTFADIHNGIVVLSDLTANWSYTYMGTIAERLYLPSDGKKLEINGIWEDFLLERVYPDDLAIKHALELQFLNLVKKKDLAERFNYQANSILRVEGREGQIIQLSHQIFYLDTPGPEFPQLALCCYTLLPETETSINLRNYILNQVTGVVHHLDGYGAKTSISTREKEILSCIKEGMISKRIAEKLGLSINTVNRHRQNILQKLRVRNSYEAVSVFNKMQQDILT from the coding sequence ATGAAATCGGAGATCAAAAAAAAATTAGATAGAAATTTTGCTGAGCGTAGATTACGAAATAGCAGCATCGATTTATCTGTGCTAAAACACTATAAAAGTTACGCAAAAACTTTTGCCGACATTCATAACGGTATAGTCGTACTGAGTGACCTGACGGCGAACTGGAGTTATACCTATATGGGGACAATTGCAGAACGACTTTACCTTCCTTCAGATGGAAAGAAGCTGGAAATAAACGGTATTTGGGAAGATTTTCTTCTCGAACGTGTTTACCCCGATGATTTGGCCATTAAGCATGCTTTGGAGCTTCAATTTCTCAACTTGGTCAAAAAAAAGGATCTGGCGGAGCGATTCAATTATCAAGCAAACAGTATACTTCGGGTCGAAGGGAGAGAGGGGCAAATCATCCAGCTGTCCCATCAAATTTTTTACTTAGACACCCCAGGACCGGAATTCCCCCAGCTGGCTTTATGCTGTTATACCTTACTACCAGAAACTGAAACTTCAATTAATCTTCGAAATTATATCCTTAATCAGGTAACAGGCGTAGTCCATCACTTAGATGGCTATGGTGCGAAAACTTCGATTAGTACACGAGAGAAAGAAATTTTAAGCTGCATCAAGGAGGGGATGATTAGTAAACGAATTGCCGAAAAATTAGGGTTGAGCATTAATACCGTTAACAGGCATCGGCAAAATATACTCCAAAAGCTTCGTGTACGAAATTCATATGAAGCAGTGAGTGTGTTTAACAAGATGCAGCAGGACATACTGACTTAA